In a genomic window of Thiolapillus brandeum:
- a CDS encoding 2OG-Fe(II) oxygenase family protein, producing the protein MNSVGQASAEMDASYYRIIRLDEKDRLNEAIRKEFEICSRTPDRQSHFFHGRYENTYIQASRMPSVERLLALATQHAATILGMPARELKCGFWFNVMQPGDVTTWHSHDEEDELLSCVYYIHVPEGSAELVLLLEKGEKYVTPEENMFVFFSPRMEHAVGRHEGKQPRLSLAINFGPA; encoded by the coding sequence ATGAATAGCGTAGGACAGGCATCTGCGGAGATGGACGCAAGCTATTACAGGATTATTCGTCTGGATGAAAAAGACAGGCTCAATGAAGCTATCAGGAAAGAGTTTGAGATCTGCAGTCGGACTCCGGATCGGCAGAGCCATTTCTTTCATGGGCGCTACGAAAATACCTACATACAAGCCTCACGTATGCCTTCGGTGGAAAGACTGTTGGCGCTTGCCACGCAACATGCGGCAACCATTCTGGGTATGCCCGCCAGAGAGTTGAAATGTGGTTTCTGGTTCAATGTGATGCAGCCGGGTGATGTGACTACTTGGCACAGCCATGATGAGGAAGATGAACTCCTGTCCTGCGTGTACTACATCCATGTTCCCGAGGGCAGCGCTGAATTGGTGCTGCTTCTGGAGAAAGGGGAGAAATATGTGACCCCGGAAGAAAACATGTTCGTGTTCTTTTCACCGCGTATGGAGCATGCAGTCGGCAGGCATGAAGGAAAACAGCCACGCCTTTCTCTGGCGATCAATTTTGGACCGGCCTGA
- a CDS encoding putative bifunctional diguanylate cyclase/phosphodiesterase, which yields MVILSLFPGLGYIFLGWMAGVFWPALIWYGLNVVASMRGLWLYRRFKQQPMGERGQGRWCRKLSIFVYSCFLLWAMVFIIYVRESASNLHYIAIFTQIGATTVAASFLYPMPRLFRPIIPLMMLLLVIYFFSIGEWYGYVLSVFATILGGVLYYAASSSYKLLKTAHRQAAHDQLTGLNNRQHFMERLQQMMMDLKEAGSYSFLLLVDLDHFKTVNDSLGHGVGDCLLEEVSRRMRLAVPPPNGLARLGGDEFIVIGQEFQQPEGCEFLALELAETLLARLKETYLISGHRIYISASIGVRVFSYQEQDSDSLIREADIAMYEAKGAGRDGVVLFNEEVSHRVELHLQIERLLHFALENQEIRLCYQPIVDENKLIVGAECLVRWYSGRLGEIAPMQFIPIAEQTGLIIRLGEHILVTAFSTLRDWHERGMELQQFSINVSVRQLLHHDFVNHVQVLVEHYLSPGLAGKVVFEITETVIAADVHSVVTAMNELQRLGIRFSMDDFGTGYSSLSYLKQLPVEELKIDRGFAHNVCKDEESQALISAILHIANTLGLTVVAEGIEKEEDFVFLRDLGCRCFQGYHFSPPLEGDDYIRLLTHCSAGEPVNHP from the coding sequence ATGGTCATTCTGTCGTTGTTTCCCGGCCTTGGATATATTTTTCTGGGGTGGATGGCTGGTGTCTTCTGGCCTGCGCTTATTTGGTATGGACTGAATGTCGTGGCTTCCATGCGTGGCTTGTGGCTCTACCGCCGTTTCAAACAGCAACCCATGGGCGAACGGGGGCAGGGCCGTTGGTGCCGGAAACTGTCAATATTTGTGTACAGCTGCTTCCTGCTGTGGGCGATGGTGTTCATAATCTATGTGCGGGAGAGTGCTTCAAACCTGCACTACATCGCCATCTTCACCCAGATAGGCGCAACCACCGTAGCCGCGTCCTTCCTTTATCCCATGCCACGCCTTTTCCGTCCCATCATTCCCTTGATGATGCTGCTGCTGGTGATTTATTTCTTCAGCATTGGTGAATGGTATGGCTATGTACTGAGTGTTTTTGCAACCATCCTTGGCGGGGTTCTTTATTATGCGGCTTCGAGCAGTTACAAACTGCTCAAAACGGCACATCGACAGGCGGCCCACGATCAACTGACGGGATTGAACAATCGACAGCATTTCATGGAACGGCTGCAGCAGATGATGATGGATTTGAAAGAAGCCGGGAGCTATTCGTTTCTGCTTCTCGTGGATCTGGATCATTTCAAGACAGTCAATGATTCTCTGGGGCATGGCGTCGGTGACTGTCTTCTGGAGGAAGTTTCCAGGCGTATGCGCCTGGCAGTGCCTCCTCCCAATGGACTGGCGCGGCTGGGGGGTGATGAATTCATTGTCATTGGCCAGGAATTTCAGCAGCCGGAAGGGTGTGAGTTCCTGGCGCTGGAACTGGCAGAGACATTGCTGGCGCGCCTCAAGGAAACCTACCTGATTTCGGGGCATCGTATCTACATCAGTGCCAGTATCGGAGTGCGGGTTTTTTCGTATCAAGAGCAGGATTCAGACAGCCTGATTCGGGAAGCGGATATTGCCATGTATGAAGCCAAGGGGGCGGGCCGGGATGGGGTCGTATTGTTCAACGAAGAAGTATCGCATCGGGTGGAACTCCATTTGCAGATCGAGCGCCTGTTGCATTTTGCGCTGGAGAATCAGGAGATCCGTCTTTGTTATCAACCCATCGTGGATGAAAACAAACTCATTGTGGGTGCCGAGTGTCTGGTGCGTTGGTACAGTGGCCGGCTGGGAGAAATTGCGCCCATGCAGTTTATTCCCATTGCCGAACAAACCGGCTTGATTATCCGCCTGGGAGAACACATCCTGGTCACGGCATTTTCAACATTGAGAGACTGGCATGAACGGGGGATGGAACTGCAGCAGTTCTCCATCAATGTCAGTGTGCGCCAGTTGCTGCATCATGATTTTGTCAATCATGTGCAGGTTCTGGTTGAACACTACTTGTCCCCGGGGCTGGCCGGTAAAGTAGTGTTCGAAATCACTGAGACGGTGATTGCTGCCGATGTACACAGTGTAGTTACTGCCATGAATGAGCTGCAACGGTTGGGTATTCGTTTTTCCATGGATGATTTTGGCACCGGTTACTCTTCCCTCAGTTACCTCAAGCAGTTGCCGGTGGAAGAACTGAAGATCGACCGTGGGTTTGCGCACAATGTATGCAAGGATGAAGAGAGTCAGGCTCTGATCAGTGCCATTCTTCATATCGCCAACACTCTGGGCCTGACCGTTGTGGCAGAAGGCATCGAAAAGGAGGAGGATTTCGTGTTCCTGAGAGATCTGGGCTGCCGCTGTTTTCAGGGGTATCATTTTTCTCCTCCCCTTGAGGGTGATGACTACATCCGGCTGTTGACTCATTGTTCCGCCGGAGAACCGGTGAATCACCCATGA
- a CDS encoding FHA domain-containing protein → MAYLRVYLNNALLDQFELTDDILTIGRARDNDIVLDNPGVSSHHATVKAKGIGHVLEDHDSTNGTFINNKRIKEQNLAFRDEIQIYNFVLKYMPRARLATTEEQESSTTPTEHAATVEIAISDVNALKKLRKRKKLGQLTPTEPGRQAEQHILKDIHCSLGRARDADIHVGGWFAPKTAAIIVRQHNAYHLIPQKRGKVKLNGLPITAESVLKPGDRISVRGKEYLFQYTPSHGN, encoded by the coding sequence ATGGCTTACTTGCGCGTATATCTGAACAATGCACTACTGGATCAGTTTGAACTCACGGACGACATTCTGACCATTGGGCGGGCACGTGACAACGACATTGTTCTGGACAATCCAGGTGTCTCTTCTCACCATGCGACGGTGAAGGCCAAAGGCATAGGCCATGTATTGGAGGATCACGACAGTACCAATGGCACCTTCATCAACAATAAACGCATCAAGGAACAGAACCTGGCCTTCAGAGATGAGATCCAAATCTACAACTTTGTGCTCAAATATATGCCCAGGGCCCGTCTGGCCACCACTGAAGAGCAGGAAAGCAGCACTACGCCTACTGAACATGCCGCCACGGTGGAGATCGCCATTTCCGACGTCAATGCCCTGAAAAAGTTGCGCAAGCGCAAGAAACTGGGACAACTGACCCCAACGGAACCCGGTCGGCAGGCAGAGCAGCATATTCTCAAGGACATCCATTGTTCACTGGGTCGGGCAAGAGATGCAGATATTCATGTTGGCGGCTGGTTTGCACCAAAAACGGCTGCCATTATCGTCAGGCAACACAATGCCTATCACTTAATCCCACAAAAAAGGGGCAAGGTAAAACTCAATGGACTGCCGATCACCGCTGAAAGCGTACTCAAACCAGGGGACCGCATCTCCGTCAGGGGTAAGGAATACCTCTTCCAGTACACACCCAGCCATGGCAACTGA
- a CDS encoding serine/threonine-protein kinase: MATDESALHIPGYKILHLVGRGANATVYLALQESLNRHVALKILQKFDRPAQAVRFFNEGQIVASMNHPNIITIYDIGSVGSQQYIAMEYLDGGSLKEKIRDKPSPAEALDIVQSIGSALDFVHQMDIVHRDIKPENILFHKRGMPKITDFGVAKALDRDMNLTMDGTALGSPYYLSPEQAEGKDLDGRSDIYSLGVILFEMLAGHKPYRGESQIEVIFGHLNQPIPSLPEEHRHYQGLVEKMMAKNPQDRFSSAQEMLQYMNALRNLGDSGTGGQIPNLDRRSQRSKPTSTQSQASLVRRNPWLTSLAAMLVLGSAAAFLLPISPSHSPETEQPVAEASGDKTILPDSGPVTLPASKMQEDIASEHENTSGKDETPDFVPASNMETPSDSSTETQQTRTAVSPETGATLEQLAASLTGEQDQPNDHSVSSEIDTVDTTPEDTTPDLPATDTDTQIEALLSQAADALKKYRLTSPRNSSAYHYYREILKLDPHNKKASRGIRNIAGRYGTLAKKALEKGDEAKARAYTRRGLNLNPRSKPLLAMQKELDELEAARLAPPPPPPEPVKPPPPAPKPEPVNNGLQLLDSLE, encoded by the coding sequence ATGGCAACTGACGAATCTGCTCTGCATATCCCCGGATACAAAATCCTCCATCTCGTTGGCAGAGGCGCCAACGCTACGGTGTACCTTGCGCTACAGGAATCCCTCAACCGCCATGTGGCACTGAAGATCCTGCAAAAATTCGATCGCCCTGCCCAGGCAGTGCGTTTCTTCAATGAGGGGCAAATCGTTGCCTCCATGAACCACCCCAACATCATCACCATCTATGACATCGGTTCTGTAGGCAGCCAGCAATACATTGCCATGGAATATCTGGATGGTGGCTCCCTGAAAGAAAAAATCAGGGACAAGCCTTCCCCGGCGGAAGCCCTGGACATTGTTCAATCCATAGGCAGCGCCCTGGATTTCGTGCACCAGATGGATATCGTCCATCGCGATATAAAACCCGAGAACATACTGTTCCACAAACGGGGTATGCCAAAAATCACCGACTTCGGCGTGGCCAAAGCTCTGGACAGGGATATGAACCTGACCATGGACGGCACCGCCCTGGGCAGTCCCTATTACCTCAGCCCGGAACAGGCGGAAGGCAAAGACCTGGATGGAAGATCAGACATCTATTCGCTGGGCGTCATCCTGTTCGAAATGCTGGCCGGGCACAAACCTTATCGTGGTGAGTCTCAGATCGAAGTCATTTTTGGCCACCTCAACCAGCCTATCCCATCCCTACCGGAGGAGCATCGACACTACCAGGGACTGGTTGAAAAAATGATGGCCAAAAACCCGCAGGACAGGTTCTCATCCGCCCAGGAAATGCTGCAGTACATGAACGCCTTGCGCAATCTCGGCGACTCAGGCACTGGAGGGCAGATACCCAACCTGGATCGGCGCTCTCAAAGAAGCAAGCCCACATCCACCCAAAGCCAAGCGTCCCTGGTACGCCGGAATCCCTGGCTCACATCATTGGCAGCAATGCTTGTCCTTGGAAGCGCAGCCGCTTTCCTGTTACCCATTTCTCCTTCACACAGCCCCGAGACGGAGCAGCCGGTAGCAGAAGCCTCTGGCGACAAGACCATTCTTCCGGATTCCGGCCCAGTAACCCTGCCCGCATCGAAAATGCAGGAGGATATTGCATCCGAGCACGAGAACACATCAGGAAAAGACGAGACTCCTGACTTCGTCCCTGCATCGAATATGGAAACCCCTTCTGACTCATCAACAGAAACGCAGCAAACCCGGACAGCCGTTTCCCCGGAAACCGGCGCAACACTGGAACAGTTGGCCGCATCACTCACCGGTGAACAAGATCAGCCGAATGATCACAGCGTCTCCAGCGAGATTGACACTGTAGACACCACCCCCGAAGACACCACCCCGGACTTGCCCGCTACCGACACTGATACTCAGATTGAAGCCCTATTGTCCCAGGCGGCTGATGCCCTGAAGAAATATCGCCTCACCAGCCCCAGGAACAGCAGTGCCTATCATTATTATCGTGAGATTCTAAAGCTGGACCCCCACAACAAGAAAGCATCCAGGGGAATACGAAACATTGCCGGACGCTATGGCACTCTGGCCAAAAAGGCTTTGGAAAAGGGTGATGAAGCCAAAGCCCGGGCCTACACCAGGCGCGGGCTGAACCTCAACCCCCGCAGCAAGCCCCTGCTGGCCATGCAAAAAGAGCTTGATGAGCTCGAAGCAGCCCGGCTGGCCCCTCCTCCACCGCCACCCGAGCCGGTGAAGCCTCCTCCGCCGGCACCGAAACCCGAACCGGTCAACAACGGTTTGCAGTTACTGGATTCTCTGGAGTAA
- a CDS encoding PP2C family protein-serine/threonine phosphatase: MAWEFAHGSDIGGRSEQQDSYSILDHLGNYLLVLADGMGGREQGAAASDAVVETAHTRFYTPHRVHPEQFLKRLCMEAHRRIRKLGKNHEKLSGSTVVFLYLQDKEAYWAHVGDSRLYHFQNDHLLYHTTDHSLVELQQQEKTFGESAETNQLYMCLGGSNAVEPEINAAGLNNNDLFLLCSDGFWNEIDPDEVLQQLKLPGTLQYHADVLIRTAAERGGSNADNISLLIAQHKTEKRLPKMVKRLFGRK; this comes from the coding sequence ATGGCTTGGGAATTTGCGCATGGCTCGGATATAGGAGGCCGCTCCGAGCAGCAGGACAGCTATTCCATCCTGGATCACCTGGGTAACTATCTATTGGTATTGGCAGATGGCATGGGGGGCCGGGAACAAGGTGCCGCCGCTTCCGATGCCGTTGTCGAGACCGCCCACACCCGATTTTACACCCCGCACCGGGTTCATCCTGAACAGTTTCTCAAACGCCTGTGTATGGAAGCCCATCGGCGCATTCGCAAGCTCGGCAAGAACCACGAGAAACTCTCCGGAAGCACCGTGGTTTTTCTCTATCTGCAGGACAAAGAAGCCTACTGGGCTCACGTCGGTGATTCAAGGCTCTATCATTTCCAAAATGACCATCTCTTGTATCACACCACGGATCACTCCCTGGTGGAATTGCAGCAGCAGGAGAAAACCTTTGGCGAATCTGCGGAAACCAACCAGCTCTACATGTGTTTGGGAGGGAGCAATGCGGTGGAACCGGAAATCAATGCCGCCGGCTTAAACAATAATGACCTGTTTCTTTTGTGCAGCGACGGTTTCTGGAACGAAATCGACCCTGACGAAGTATTGCAGCAACTCAAGCTGCCCGGCACTCTGCAATACCACGCCGATGTATTGATTCGTACGGCTGCAGAAAGAGGCGGCAGCAATGCCGACAACATCAGCCTGCTCATCGCCCAGCACAAAACTGAAAAGCGCCTGCCGAAAATGGTCAAACGCCTGTTTGGCAGAAAGTAG
- a CDS encoding hydantoinase/oxoprolinase family protein, whose translation MTAFLGVDTGGTFTDFVLWQDGHIRLHKLLSTPDAPEQAILQGIRELGLEQQDLRVVHGSTVATNAVLEGKGVKTLLITNHGFADMLSLGRQNRKDLYDLQPVPVAPPLVPECCLETGGRLSSRGEVLDEVTRGDLEMLGNVLKQQQPQAVAINLLFSWLDDTAEKKLASALPKELFVSLSSRVLPEIGEYERGMATWLNAWVGPLVQQYLQRLQQGLESAGLSVMQSSGDTVAANQAGEQAVRMLLSGPAGGLVAASHLGKLVGREKLLSFDMGGTSTDVALVDGDPRLTTEGYIGGWPVAVPMVDMHTIGAGGGSIAWLDEGGMLRVGPESAGADPGPACYGRGGTRPTVTDANLILGRLLPEAFLGGRMLLDVDAAGKAMESLARPMGCSATEAAEAVIRVANEHMARALRTMSVQRGSDPAAFTLVSFGGAGGLHVCALAEALGMRQAMVPVHGGVLSALGMLVAAPGRQLSHTWLALLDDLEEQQVELALQKLSEEALSSMEAEGIPREQCSIQGSLDLRYAGQSYTLNIPWSNMDGVQQQFHQLHARRYGHRLDLPLELVNLRLGVRGAGVDVQPCSPPADAPVGAAGYGDVPGEPQPVPCYARDQLVVGQMIEGPALITEHVASTWLAHDWSSQVDGVGNLVLQYQGGS comes from the coding sequence ATGACGGCGTTCCTGGGGGTGGATACCGGGGGAACCTTTACCGATTTTGTGCTCTGGCAGGATGGCCATATAAGACTGCATAAACTGCTGTCCACTCCCGATGCTCCGGAACAGGCCATTCTCCAGGGTATTCGGGAGTTGGGGCTGGAGCAGCAGGATCTGCGTGTGGTGCATGGCTCTACCGTAGCCACCAACGCCGTGTTGGAAGGAAAGGGGGTTAAAACGCTACTCATTACCAATCACGGTTTTGCCGATATGCTCAGTCTTGGACGGCAGAACCGCAAGGACCTTTATGATCTTCAACCAGTGCCGGTAGCGCCGCCCCTGGTACCGGAATGCTGCCTGGAAACCGGGGGCCGTCTTTCTTCCCGGGGGGAAGTTCTGGACGAGGTGACCCGCGGGGATCTGGAAATGCTGGGGAATGTGCTGAAACAGCAGCAACCCCAGGCAGTCGCCATCAACCTGTTGTTCTCCTGGCTGGATGATACTGCGGAAAAAAAACTGGCTTCCGCGCTTCCCAAAGAGTTGTTCGTCTCTCTTTCATCCCGGGTGCTGCCCGAGATTGGTGAGTATGAAAGGGGCATGGCAACCTGGCTGAATGCCTGGGTGGGTCCCCTGGTGCAGCAGTATTTGCAGCGTTTGCAGCAGGGACTGGAGAGCGCGGGCCTATCGGTGATGCAGAGCTCCGGTGATACCGTGGCTGCGAATCAGGCCGGTGAACAGGCCGTGCGTATGCTCTTGTCCGGTCCTGCCGGTGGTCTGGTGGCTGCCAGCCATCTTGGAAAACTGGTGGGCCGGGAAAAACTGCTGAGCTTTGATATGGGGGGCACTTCCACGGATGTGGCGCTGGTGGATGGTGATCCGCGGCTCACTACTGAAGGATATATCGGGGGCTGGCCCGTGGCCGTGCCCATGGTGGATATGCATACCATAGGCGCAGGAGGCGGATCCATTGCCTGGCTGGATGAGGGGGGAATGCTGCGCGTAGGGCCGGAATCTGCGGGTGCCGATCCTGGTCCGGCCTGCTATGGCCGGGGAGGAACCCGGCCTACGGTTACCGATGCCAATCTGATTCTGGGGCGCTTGTTACCTGAGGCTTTTCTGGGTGGCCGGATGCTGCTGGATGTCGATGCCGCAGGGAAGGCCATGGAAAGTCTGGCCCGCCCCATGGGCTGTTCAGCAACAGAGGCAGCCGAGGCAGTGATCCGTGTCGCCAATGAACACATGGCCAGAGCATTGCGCACCATGTCGGTGCAACGGGGTTCAGATCCGGCAGCTTTTACCCTGGTATCTTTTGGGGGGGCGGGAGGTTTGCATGTCTGCGCCCTGGCAGAGGCCCTGGGGATGAGGCAGGCCATGGTCCCCGTGCATGGCGGTGTTCTTTCCGCACTGGGCATGCTGGTAGCGGCTCCCGGACGGCAACTGTCACATACCTGGCTTGCGCTGCTCGATGATCTGGAAGAGCAGCAGGTGGAGCTGGCCCTGCAGAAACTTTCCGAAGAGGCGCTGTCTTCCATGGAAGCTGAAGGAATACCCCGGGAGCAATGCAGTATCCAGGGCTCCCTGGATCTGCGTTATGCCGGCCAGTCCTATACCCTGAATATTCCCTGGAGCAACATGGATGGCGTTCAGCAGCAGTTTCACCAGCTTCATGCCCGGCGCTATGGGCATCGCCTGGATCTGCCTCTGGAGCTGGTGAATCTCCGGTTGGGTGTTCGTGGTGCCGGTGTGGACGTGCAGCCCTGTTCACCGCCCGCAGATGCGCCGGTTGGGGCGGCTGGCTATGGTGATGTGCCCGGAGAGCCGCAGCCTGTGCCCTGTTATGCCCGTGATCAGCTTGTTGTGGGACAAATGATTGAAGGTCCGGCGCTGATTACTGAACATGTGGCCAGCACCTGGCTGGCCCATGACTGGTCGTCGCAGGTAGATGGAGTGGGAAACCTGGTGTTGCAGTATCAGGGAGGATCCTGA
- a CDS encoding MarR family winged helix-turn-helix transcriptional regulator, whose protein sequence is MVDLNNQDQARLNEALELLHFGFRAITSHPDERLAGLGYSRVHHRILYFVGRHPGSSINGLLEIMKVSKQYLHRPLKRLVDDGYVAMRTDSRDRRSKRLKLTAKGARLEASLTGEQRRQLAAAFGRAGPEAELGWRQVMALIAGERP, encoded by the coding sequence ATGGTTGACCTAAATAATCAGGATCAGGCCCGGCTGAATGAAGCACTGGAGTTGCTGCATTTTGGCTTTCGGGCCATTACCTCCCATCCGGATGAGCGGCTTGCAGGGCTGGGGTATTCCCGGGTACATCATCGAATTCTGTATTTTGTCGGGCGGCATCCCGGGAGCAGCATCAATGGCCTGCTGGAGATCATGAAAGTCAGCAAACAGTATCTGCATCGCCCCCTGAAGCGCCTGGTGGATGATGGCTACGTGGCCATGCGTACGGATTCCCGGGATCGGCGCAGCAAGCGCCTGAAGCTCACCGCCAAGGGGGCAAGGCTGGAGGCTTCCCTTACGGGAGAGCAGCGCAGGCAGTTGGCCGCGGCCTTTGGACGGGCTGGCCCGGAGGCAGAGCTGGGTTGGCGGCAGGTCATGGCCCTGATCGCGGGGGAACGGCCATGA
- the ilvE gene encoding branched-chain-amino-acid transaminase — MDKGICWLEGRIQPLSEARISVMDHGLLYGDGVFEGVRFYHDTPFMLEEHLQRLLDSARAIGLDCPWPQQTLVDIVAQVVAAFSDTEGYLRILLTRGKGALGIDPRSCSRPQLIVIADRLQMIAPEVRQQGADLIIAATRRLPVDGLDPRIKSLNYLNHIMARMEANHAGAHEAILLNAQGKVTEGTADNLFLVKNGTLQTPPVTDGALAGITRQLILDLADRENLPWREHSLAPYDLYTADECFLTGTGAELIPAGSIDGRPLTQCPGPVFRKLAAGFRKHIDTVCRSRT; from the coding sequence ATGGATAAAGGTATCTGCTGGCTGGAAGGCAGGATTCAACCCCTCTCGGAGGCGCGTATCTCTGTCATGGATCATGGGCTGTTGTATGGCGACGGCGTATTCGAGGGCGTGCGTTTCTATCATGACACCCCTTTCATGCTCGAGGAACACCTGCAACGGCTCCTGGATTCCGCCCGCGCCATTGGCCTGGATTGTCCCTGGCCGCAGCAGACCCTGGTGGATATCGTGGCACAGGTCGTGGCGGCTTTCTCCGACACAGAGGGGTATCTGCGCATTCTGCTCACCCGCGGGAAAGGCGCTCTGGGCATAGACCCGCGCTCCTGCTCCCGGCCGCAGCTCATTGTCATTGCCGACCGCCTGCAAATGATCGCCCCGGAGGTACGCCAACAGGGCGCCGATCTGATCATTGCCGCCACCCGGCGGCTGCCCGTCGATGGTCTGGATCCCCGCATCAAGAGCCTCAACTACCTGAACCATATCATGGCGCGCATGGAAGCCAATCACGCCGGTGCCCACGAGGCCATCCTGCTCAATGCCCAGGGCAAAGTCACCGAAGGAACCGCAGACAACCTGTTCCTGGTGAAGAATGGAACACTGCAGACTCCCCCCGTCACCGACGGCGCCCTGGCAGGCATTACGCGCCAGCTCATCCTCGACCTGGCCGACAGGGAAAACCTGCCCTGGCGTGAACACAGCCTGGCGCCCTATGACCTGTACACCGCCGATGAATGCTTCCTCACGGGTACCGGGGCAGAGCTCATTCCCGCAGGCAGTATCGATGGCAGGCCCCTTACTCAATGTCCCGGCCCGGTATTCCGGAAGCTGGCCGCCGGATTCCGCAAACATATCGATACTGTCTGCAGGAGCAGGACATGA
- a CDS encoding cupin domain-containing protein — protein sequence MSKGHRPIAALDIPLPRRTTAYPPPFDSLVAGRRKRKLGDYFNLKNFGVNLTILEPGAVSALAHHHSLQDEFIHVLEGNPTLIIGDSEYLLSPGDCCGFPSGQGIAAQLVNHSDQPASFLEIGDRTAEDEVVYPDDDLKAVQLPDGRWQFLHRDDSPY from the coding sequence ATGAGCAAAGGCCACAGACCCATTGCCGCATTGGACATTCCCCTGCCCCGCCGAACCACAGCCTATCCTCCCCCCTTCGACAGCCTGGTGGCGGGGCGGCGAAAGCGCAAGCTGGGTGACTACTTCAACCTGAAGAATTTTGGCGTCAATCTGACCATACTGGAACCCGGCGCCGTATCCGCCCTGGCCCATCATCATTCCCTCCAGGACGAATTCATTCATGTTCTGGAAGGCAACCCCACTCTGATTATTGGTGATTCGGAATACCTGCTCAGTCCCGGTGACTGCTGCGGTTTTCCTTCAGGCCAGGGGATTGCGGCCCAACTGGTGAATCATTCGGATCAACCGGCGTCCTTTCTCGAGATCGGCGACAGAACTGCCGAGGATGAGGTCGTATATCCCGATGATGATTTGAAGGCGGTTCAACTGCCGGATGGGCGCTGGCAGTTCCTGCACAGGGATGACAGCCCCTACTGA
- a CDS encoding ABC transporter ATP-binding protein, translating into MSTPLLKASGLGRTDQGRIRLVDFNLCLERGEIVGLLGVNGAGKSTALALLSGSLAPSRGEVQVLGKNLHGSPRARRHIGLLPERAPLYPQLSVQENLDFAGRLRGLRGKALSQARKKVVRQLDLGSFQHRLCSRLSRGMAQRTAIAQALIHEPEILILDEPTAGLDPSQAQELRDLIGQVAPARATLLASHILEDMEQLCGRVKVLNQGRQVARQHLDDTHSIRVHLSRPPAQGTDFLLQLPGISQAQHQGDGWYQLALTQPVETLAPQLAPWGLLALIPARYSLQSLLTENIS; encoded by the coding sequence ATGAGCACACCTCTACTCAAAGCCTCAGGCCTTGGCAGAACCGACCAGGGCAGAATTCGCCTGGTGGATTTCAACCTGTGCCTGGAACGGGGGGAAATCGTCGGTCTGCTGGGGGTGAACGGTGCCGGAAAATCCACGGCCCTGGCCCTGCTCAGCGGTTCCCTCGCACCCAGCCGGGGTGAAGTCCAGGTTCTGGGAAAAAACCTGCATGGCTCGCCCCGGGCACGGCGGCATATCGGTCTGCTCCCGGAACGCGCACCCCTGTACCCGCAACTCAGCGTGCAGGAAAACCTCGATTTTGCGGGACGCCTGCGGGGACTCCGGGGAAAAGCCCTTTCCCAGGCCCGCAAAAAAGTGGTGCGACAACTGGATCTGGGCAGCTTTCAACACCGCCTGTGCAGCCGCCTGTCCCGGGGTATGGCCCAACGCACCGCCATCGCCCAGGCCCTCATTCATGAACCGGAAATACTGATTCTGGACGAGCCCACCGCCGGTCTGGATCCCTCCCAGGCCCAGGAACTTCGGGATCTCATTGGCCAGGTGGCTCCCGCCCGCGCCACCCTGCTGGCCAGTCATATTCTGGAAGACATGGAACAGCTTTGTGGCCGGGTCAAGGTACTCAACCAGGGGCGGCAGGTGGCCCGGCAGCATCTGGACGACACCCACAGTATCCGCGTGCACCTGAGCCGACCACCGGCCCAGGGAACGGATTTCCTGTTGCAACTGCCCGGCATCAGCCAGGCGCAGCATCAGGGAGATGGCTGGTATCAGCTGGCGCTCACTCAACCCGTGGAGACCCTGGCCCCGCAATTGGCCCCCTGGGGCCTGCTGGCGCTGATCCCTGCCCGCTACAGCCTCCAGTCCCTGCTTACGGAAAACATCTCATGA